The Mesobacillus jeotgali genome window below encodes:
- a CDS encoding HDOD domain-containing protein, with protein sequence MDIYVARQPIFDMNEKTVAYELLYRNSSVNNYQHTDGDQATTDVIVNSFLNIGVKDLSNGKPCFINFTEKLLKLGVPSYFNPLSIVVEILETVELNEDILGICKELKAHGYTIALDDFFVSQWNELTVQLLDYIDIIKIDFRSTNRADRQEMIRFISDRDIKFLAEKVETIEEYLEAKEDGFVYFQGFYFSKPVILNSYDIPSYYHSYFQILKEIDSPEPDLEKIKDVIEKDISLSYKLLRLINNPVFRPRNEVSSIKQAIILLGLNEIKKWIYVLAIRGADKGSGGSKEREIIELSLKRGKLGELIGRKVGREVLASKYFLLGMFSLMDSLLHHPMEELLEDLPLSNEIKAGLSGEKNDEYMMLQFLKEIELAFHEDLDLTFNPTKMTMEELFRLYGEASEWATKVLSEVNTLH encoded by the coding sequence ATGGATATTTATGTTGCCAGGCAGCCTATATTCGATATGAATGAGAAGACTGTTGCTTATGAATTATTATATAGGAACAGCTCGGTCAATAATTATCAGCATACTGATGGGGACCAGGCCACAACAGATGTGATTGTAAATAGTTTTTTGAATATCGGTGTCAAAGACTTATCAAATGGCAAGCCTTGTTTTATTAATTTTACTGAAAAACTATTGAAACTAGGTGTTCCTTCCTATTTTAATCCATTATCGATCGTCGTGGAGATTCTCGAGACAGTAGAACTTAATGAAGATATTCTGGGAATCTGCAAAGAGCTGAAGGCACATGGATATACAATCGCGCTTGACGATTTTTTTGTTTCGCAGTGGAACGAATTGACGGTCCAGCTATTGGATTATATTGATATCATCAAGATTGATTTCCGTTCGACGAACCGAGCGGACAGGCAGGAAATGATTCGTTTTATCAGTGACCGGGACATTAAGTTCCTTGCCGAAAAAGTTGAAACGATTGAAGAATACTTAGAGGCGAAAGAAGACGGCTTTGTCTACTTTCAGGGGTTTTACTTCAGCAAACCAGTCATCCTGAACAGTTATGATATTCCATCATACTATCATTCATATTTTCAGATTTTAAAAGAAATCGACAGTCCTGAGCCCGATCTTGAGAAGATTAAAGATGTGATCGAAAAGGATATCTCACTTTCCTATAAACTGCTGAGACTTATCAATAATCCGGTTTTCAGGCCAAGGAATGAGGTTTCTTCTATAAAACAAGCAATCATTCTATTAGGGCTGAATGAAATCAAAAAATGGATTTATGTTCTGGCAATCCGAGGAGCAGATAAAGGCTCAGGCGGTTCAAAGGAACGGGAAATCATTGAACTGTCACTTAAGCGCGGGAAGCTGGGGGAATTGATCGGCAGGAAGGTCGGCAGAGAAGTGCTGGCATCAAAATACTTCCTTCTCGGAATGTTCTCTTTGATGGATTCCTTATTGCACCATCCGATGGAAGAACTCCTTGAAGACCTGCCTCTGAGCAATGAGATTAAGGCTGGGTTATCGGGTGAAAAGAACGACGAATACATGATGCTTCAATTTTTAAAAGAGATCGAACTCGCTTTTCATGAAGATCTCGACTTGACATTCAATCCTACCAAAATGACAATGGAGGAACTGTTCAGGCTCTATGGTGAGGCGAGTGAGTGGGCTACAAAGGTTTTAAGTGAAGTGAATACTTTACATTGA
- a CDS encoding helix-turn-helix domain-containing protein, with amino-acid sequence MKYSPEDLQMIKDQLGSQSLTTIARKLNRSITALEVKITRMGLSHTKSCTGMLTAGELAKILKVDRNTVLQWLLNHELGYHQRITRNKKRFTFINIDEFWTWAEKNRHKIDFSKLEPDALPPEPEWVTKERTIARQTTNYKAWTTHEEKQVLEWYCCGKTLSEISEMLGRTRESIRKKIKRLTE; translated from the coding sequence ATGAAATACTCACCTGAAGATTTACAAATGATCAAAGACCAGCTAGGCAGCCAATCATTAACGACCATTGCCCGAAAGCTGAATCGAAGTATAACGGCCCTTGAAGTGAAAATCACCAGAATGGGTCTCTCCCATACGAAATCTTGCACAGGAATGCTGACCGCTGGCGAACTGGCTAAAATCCTCAAGGTTGACCGAAACACCGTTTTGCAGTGGCTCCTTAACCATGAATTGGGCTATCATCAGCGGATTACCCGGAATAAAAAAAGATTTACGTTTATCAACATAGATGAATTTTGGACATGGGCAGAAAAAAACAGGCATAAAATCGACTTTTCCAAGCTTGAGCCTGATGCGCTGCCGCCTGAACCAGAATGGGTCACAAAAGAACGCACCATAGCACGGCAAACCACGAATTATAAAGCATGGACCACGCATGAAGAGAAGCAGGTCCTGGAATGGTACTGCTGCGGAAAAACACTTTCCGAAATCTCTGAGATGCTTGGACGGACACGAGAGTCCATCCGAAAGAAAATCAAACGCCTCACTGAATAA
- a CDS encoding peptide ABC transporter permease — MIRLLKTKKFIFGAGFLIILLSLSVLNTVVNDGKIRQIPYVYNEDGSLEKAPPYPPFDVFLFGSDMYGYDMLHTVIEGAKYSIGIVLVVALLRMILSIVLSYFLFRVPNRIFNWIKAVSEPLSFFPQTLITYFLLATVVMYTIHGFHHPLWVRVVYEFIILILIALPSLTVQLIQQKRSVWKEEFIESAITLGGSKRHIYFKHVLPQLYEEWVLMFGQQFLQVLTLLVHLGVMLVLFGGTITGEGPPSSVTHEWSGLIGLNKRFMLAYEWIVYVPILFFAMTALSVAMINKALSDFFKDKDMVRKNREV; from the coding sequence ATGATCAGATTGCTGAAGACGAAAAAGTTCATATTTGGGGCGGGATTCCTGATTATCCTGCTGTCACTGAGCGTTTTGAACACCGTAGTGAATGACGGGAAAATAAGGCAGATTCCTTACGTTTACAACGAGGATGGCTCTCTGGAAAAAGCCCCACCGTACCCGCCGTTCGATGTCTTTCTGTTTGGCTCGGATATGTATGGCTATGATATGCTTCACACCGTGATCGAAGGAGCGAAATATTCGATAGGCATCGTCCTGGTCGTCGCTTTGTTAAGGATGATCTTATCAATTGTATTGAGTTATTTTCTATTCAGGGTGCCAAACCGGATCTTCAATTGGATAAAAGCAGTCTCTGAACCATTATCCTTTTTCCCGCAGACACTGATTACCTATTTCCTGCTGGCCACGGTCGTCATGTATACAATCCATGGCTTCCATCATCCTTTATGGGTCAGGGTGGTCTATGAGTTTATCATTCTCATCCTTATCGCTCTGCCATCCTTGACCGTCCAGTTGATACAACAGAAACGCAGTGTGTGGAAAGAAGAATTCATTGAATCGGCGATTACTCTTGGGGGAAGCAAGCGCCATATCTATTTCAAGCACGTCCTTCCACAGCTTTACGAGGAATGGGTTCTAATGTTCGGCCAGCAGTTTTTGCAGGTGCTGACGCTGCTTGTGCATCTTGGCGTCATGCTCGTCCTGTTTGGCGGCACGATTACGGGGGAGGGTCCACCATCATCGGTTACCCATGAATGGTCTGGGCTGATCGGCCTCAACAAACGCTTCATGCTTGCTTATGAATGGATTGTTTATGTGCCAATTCTGTTTTTCGCCATGACAGCCCTGAGCGTGGCGATGATCAACAAGGCTTTGAGCGACTTTTTCAAGGATAAGGACATGGTGAGGAAGAATAGAGAGGTTTAA
- a CDS encoding ABC transporter permease subunit translates to MLKSSAMRFITLVLQYIAGVFLFIVIGSLPVLLRNLTFDTEGYFNSVKDLTVKIFTLSNLTYDGQHEMLPAVMDRFFYSMKTLGMALFAATAMSFLLSYLIVLFFEKKKDYILSFIEIIRSIPDVLWMFLLQAGVIWLLKTFGVKFIQTTSLGSDNQAVLLPLISLSLPIFLFLAQVIVLKIFEELDKPYIILAKAKGLSYFYMLNVHVVRNIRQDLLGHFKTIIWMMLSTLVMVEYIFNLDGLMKFNIVYVSVELFVFSCILFFTPFFLIYRLIEFRRLSI, encoded by the coding sequence ATGTTGAAAAGCAGTGCAATGCGCTTCATAACACTTGTTTTGCAGTACATAGCAGGGGTATTTTTGTTCATTGTCATTGGAAGCCTTCCCGTCCTCTTAAGAAATCTGACATTTGACACGGAGGGCTATTTTAACAGTGTGAAGGACTTAACCGTTAAAATTTTCACATTAAGCAATTTGACTTATGATGGCCAGCACGAAATGCTGCCGGCGGTGATGGACCGTTTCTTCTATTCGATGAAGACATTGGGCATGGCTCTGTTTGCGGCTACAGCCATGTCGTTCCTGCTGTCCTATTTAATTGTGCTCTTTTTTGAAAAGAAAAAAGACTATATTTTAAGCTTCATAGAAATTATCCGCTCCATCCCTGATGTGCTTTGGATGTTCCTGCTGCAGGCTGGAGTGATCTGGCTTTTAAAGACCTTCGGAGTCAAATTCATTCAGACAACCTCTCTCGGAAGCGATAACCAGGCAGTCCTGCTTCCGCTTATCAGCCTGAGTTTGCCGATTTTCCTGTTTTTGGCGCAGGTTATCGTCCTGAAGATTTTCGAAGAGCTGGATAAGCCGTACATTATTTTGGCTAAAGCAAAAGGCCTGTCCTATTTTTACATGCTGAATGTCCACGTGGTCCGCAATATCAGACAGGACCTGCTGGGACACTTCAAGACCATCATCTGGATGATGCTCTCCACGCTGGTCATGGTCGAATACATATTTAATCTTGATGGTTTGATGAAATTCAATATCGTGTATGTTTCCGTCGAGCTGTTCGTGTTCAGTTGTATCCTGTTTTTTACGCCGTTCTTCCTGATTTACAGACTAATAGAGTTTAGAAGGTTATCGATATGA
- a CDS encoding multicopper oxidase domain-containing protein, which translates to MKRIVISAFIILVLIVAGGWFFMRSMGGMGGNMPGQGGGMMKGGGMGNGGMMGGGSDSVEDMKNDSIEEGVKPLPIPPILEDENPDPDKAEFTLVAQKGSMEFLEGKATDTFGYNGDYLGPVIRVKKGDDVSVKVKNELDEATTLHWHGLEVDGENDGGPHTGIQPDTTWNPEFTIEQNAATLWYHPHLLHKTGEHVYKGLAGLFLIDDEESEKLDLPDEYGVNDIPLIVQDKQLDENGQFEYDLSMHDVMMGLQGDTIMVNGAINPYVEVPKGKVRFRLLNGSNARIYQFALSNGHEFYQVGTDGGLLEEPVKMKSIVLSSAERAELIVDFSDYEKGESVELKDQGMPFMKFVVTGEEKGPEEIPSQLVDIPDVDESMASRTREFVMSGMGRNVTINGKQMDMDRIDEQLKLHDTEIWEISNEGMGMMGNNMGMAHPFHGHGTQFLILDRDGNPPPANERGWKDTILVEPGEKVRAIATFDHKGLFMYHCHILEHEDAGMMGQFNVE; encoded by the coding sequence TTGAAAAGGATTGTCATATCAGCATTTATTATCCTGGTTTTAATTGTAGCCGGCGGCTGGTTTTTCATGAGAAGCATGGGCGGTATGGGAGGAAATATGCCCGGCCAGGGTGGTGGCATGATGAAAGGCGGCGGCATGGGAAATGGCGGAATGATGGGCGGAGGCTCTGATTCTGTTGAGGATATGAAGAATGACTCCATTGAAGAGGGCGTTAAACCTCTGCCGATTCCTCCAATTCTTGAAGATGAGAACCCCGACCCTGACAAAGCAGAATTCACTCTAGTTGCCCAAAAAGGATCAATGGAATTTTTAGAAGGTAAAGCAACAGATACATTCGGCTACAATGGAGATTACTTAGGGCCGGTCATTCGGGTAAAGAAGGGTGATGATGTCTCTGTTAAGGTGAAAAATGAGTTGGATGAAGCTACGACGCTCCACTGGCATGGGCTGGAAGTGGATGGCGAGAATGATGGCGGGCCGCATACGGGGATCCAGCCGGATACTACATGGAATCCAGAATTTACGATTGAGCAAAACGCTGCGACATTATGGTACCACCCTCACCTCCTCCATAAAACAGGTGAACATGTATACAAAGGCCTAGCCGGTTTATTTTTAATCGATGACGAAGAAAGCGAAAAGCTGGATTTGCCTGACGAATATGGCGTGAATGATATTCCGCTCATAGTCCAGGATAAGCAGCTCGATGAAAATGGCCAGTTTGAATATGATCTGAGTATGCACGATGTAATGATGGGCCTTCAGGGTGACACCATCATGGTCAACGGAGCCATCAATCCGTATGTCGAGGTTCCGAAAGGCAAGGTTCGCTTCCGGCTGTTGAATGGCTCGAATGCACGGATCTACCAATTCGCTTTGAGCAACGGACATGAATTTTACCAGGTTGGGACAGATGGCGGGCTTTTGGAAGAGCCGGTAAAGATGAAAAGCATTGTTTTGAGTTCTGCTGAGCGCGCGGAACTGATCGTCGATTTTTCCGATTATGAAAAGGGTGAAAGTGTAGAACTGAAGGACCAGGGTATGCCATTCATGAAGTTTGTTGTGACCGGTGAGGAAAAAGGGCCAGAGGAAATCCCTTCCCAATTGGTTGACATTCCCGACGTCGATGAGTCAATGGCCTCGAGGACGAGGGAGTTTGTAATGTCAGGAATGGGCCGAAACGTCACCATCAACGGCAAGCAGATGGACATGGACAGGATTGACGAACAGCTCAAGCTCCATGATACAGAGATCTGGGAAATTTCAAACGAGGGAATGGGAATGATGGGCAATAACATGGGCATGGCCCATCCATTCCACGGACACGGCACCCAATTCCTGATTCTCGACAGGGACGGCAATCCCCCGCCTGCCAACGAACGAGGCTGGAAGGATACGATTCTGGTTGAGCCAGGAGAGAAAGTGCGGGCAATCGCGACATTCGACCATAAAGGATTATTCATGTACCACTGTCATATCCTTGAGCATGAAGACGCCGGGATGATGGGACAGTTTAATGTTGAATAA
- a CDS encoding nitrite reductase, translating into MEATEKTIKLAVNGGIDFGSKLNARQLLVLAKYLEDDQELELTTFQQLYIEIPESQKDEAIAEFEMAGLSCYPVGSFVKSLRTCNFCKGAEEEGMPVAIELNKRIAGKPVPFTLKPAYTGCPVGCGEPLINDIGIMKVKEGYNLYAGGKSKGQDAAAGTLLFEQLTPDELYQKVDRLIEIYSEYGKKREQMHKFINRVGKEQLMEHLS; encoded by the coding sequence GTGGAAGCCACAGAAAAAACAATAAAGCTGGCTGTTAATGGAGGCATCGATTTCGGCTCCAAGCTAAATGCCAGGCAGCTGCTAGTCCTGGCAAAATACCTGGAAGACGACCAGGAACTAGAGCTGACAACGTTTCAGCAGCTGTATATTGAAATACCGGAAAGCCAAAAAGATGAAGCAATCGCAGAATTTGAAATGGCAGGACTCAGCTGTTATCCAGTAGGGAGTTTCGTGAAAAGTCTCCGCACGTGCAATTTTTGCAAAGGAGCGGAGGAGGAAGGGATGCCGGTCGCAATCGAACTCAACAAAAGGATTGCCGGCAAACCTGTTCCTTTTACCCTGAAACCGGCCTATACCGGCTGCCCGGTTGGCTGCGGTGAACCGCTGATCAACGATATCGGCATTATGAAAGTGAAGGAAGGCTACAATCTGTATGCCGGTGGTAAATCGAAGGGCCAGGACGCTGCCGCTGGAACCCTGTTATTTGAACAGCTGACGCCCGATGAACTTTATCAAAAGGTAGATAGACTGATTGAAATCTATAGTGAATACGGGAAAAAGCGAGAGCAAATGCACAAATTTATCAACCGAGTTGGGAAAGAGCAGCTCATGGAACATTTGAGTTAG
- a CDS encoding cytochrome D1 domain-containing protein gives MSCLNVKLMSVIASVGIVLAGCGTDATTKVEEKPEVKAAKQEQTLEKFYFTANEGGTISKINVKDNKVTETIQADGVVHNIQLSPDGKVVAATLVPESGHGHGSHGDEASGKVLFYDANTNDLLKEVEVGNHPAHVVYTGDGKYVLVTNNEDDTVSVINARTYEVVKTIPTGKGPHGFRISADSKFAYIANMGEDTVSAINLETFAEERIKTGNTPVTTGVTKDGKTLAVTLFSENSLAIVDLETKQVVKVEVGTGPAQVYIGPDSKYAYVANQGTEETPSNSMSIVNLETKTVVDEILTGNGAHGVTVSGDGKFAYVTNMFDNTVSIIDLESKRVDTIDVGEIPNGITVMD, from the coding sequence ATGAGTTGTTTAAACGTAAAATTGATGAGTGTTATTGCATCTGTAGGTATTGTTCTGGCGGGGTGCGGAACAGATGCCACTACCAAGGTTGAGGAGAAGCCGGAAGTAAAGGCGGCCAAACAGGAACAAACTTTAGAAAAATTTTATTTTACCGCAAATGAGGGCGGGACAATCAGCAAGATCAATGTAAAAGATAATAAAGTGACTGAAACCATCCAGGCTGATGGAGTTGTTCACAATATCCAGCTGTCGCCTGACGGCAAAGTGGTTGCGGCTACTCTTGTTCCGGAGAGCGGTCACGGACATGGTAGCCACGGAGACGAAGCTTCAGGAAAAGTGCTATTCTATGATGCCAATACAAATGACCTTTTAAAAGAAGTGGAAGTAGGCAATCATCCTGCACATGTTGTGTATACAGGAGATGGAAAGTACGTACTCGTTACGAATAACGAAGATGACACAGTTTCGGTCATTAACGCTAGAACATATGAAGTGGTCAAAACCATTCCAACTGGCAAAGGCCCCCATGGATTCAGAATATCTGCGGACAGCAAATTTGCCTATATCGCTAATATGGGTGAGGATACGGTAAGTGCGATTAATTTGGAAACATTCGCAGAAGAAAGAATAAAAACAGGCAATACACCTGTTACAACAGGAGTAACCAAGGACGGGAAGACCCTGGCGGTAACCCTTTTCTCAGAAAACTCACTGGCCATAGTTGATCTGGAAACAAAGCAAGTGGTCAAGGTAGAAGTTGGTACAGGCCCGGCACAAGTCTATATAGGGCCGGACAGCAAATATGCGTATGTCGCCAACCAGGGCACCGAGGAAACACCATCAAATTCAATGTCCATAGTTAATCTTGAGACGAAGACGGTAGTCGATGAAATCTTGACGGGGAATGGGGCGCATGGTGTGACAGTAAGTGGTGACGGGAAATTTGCCTATGTAACCAATATGTTTGATAACACAGTCAGCATCATTGATCTTGAAAGCAAGCGAGTAGATACAATTGATGTTGGAGAAATACCTAATGGAATCACGGTGATGGACTAA
- a CDS encoding PadR family transcriptional regulator: protein MEDKVLRKLFLGFIQIHILHHAKEEPIFGLWMLQELKEHGYSISAGTLYPILHSMESDGLLLKEERNVEGKIRKYYRTTDKGNNVLEEARKKAYELFREIKD, encoded by the coding sequence ATGGAGGATAAAGTCCTCAGGAAACTTTTTCTCGGTTTCATTCAGATTCATATTTTGCACCATGCGAAGGAAGAGCCGATTTTTGGGCTGTGGATGCTTCAGGAGCTTAAGGAACATGGCTATTCCATTAGTGCAGGCACTCTCTACCCGATTCTCCACAGTATGGAATCGGACGGTCTTCTTTTAAAAGAAGAAAGAAATGTTGAAGGGAAAATCCGGAAATACTACCGAACAACAGATAAAGGCAATAACGTACTTGAGGAAGCCCGGAAAAAGGCTTATGAACTGTTCAGGGAAATCAAGGATTAA
- a CDS encoding ABC transporter ATP-binding protein, with product MFELKDVQVDGILHIDELTIPANQFTCIIGPSGSGKSTLLRLLNDLSSPNQGEILFKNISISTLDPLQLRRSVVMVSQSPVIFDGSIEDNLQIGLSFSEKEPACAKEMKELLELFLLDKRLDEDAEHLSGGEKQRLSWARAMLLDPEVFLLDEPTSALDEETAKTVLMRFRDYVRRKSKSVIMITHSKELAELVAENTIYMSPYSIGGKAD from the coding sequence TTGTTTGAACTTAAGGATGTACAAGTTGACGGTATACTTCATATCGATGAGTTGACCATTCCGGCCAATCAATTTACCTGTATCATCGGACCAAGCGGCAGCGGGAAATCAACACTCTTGAGATTACTGAACGATCTGTCGAGCCCGAATCAGGGAGAAATTCTTTTTAAAAATATATCCATTAGCACTTTGGATCCCCTTCAACTCAGGAGATCCGTCGTCATGGTTTCGCAGTCTCCCGTCATTTTTGACGGAAGCATTGAAGACAATCTGCAGATTGGCCTTTCTTTTTCCGAAAAAGAGCCGGCTTGTGCCAAGGAAATGAAAGAACTGCTTGAACTGTTTTTGCTTGATAAACGTCTGGACGAGGATGCGGAGCACCTTTCCGGAGGCGAGAAACAGCGACTTTCCTGGGCAAGGGCAATGCTGCTTGATCCTGAGGTGTTTTTGCTGGACGAACCGACTTCTGCGCTGGATGAGGAAACGGCAAAAACCGTGCTGATGAGATTCCGTGATTATGTCAGGAGGAAATCCAAATCGGTCATCATGATCACCCATTCGAAAGAGCTGGCAGAGCTGGTCGCCGAGAATACGATATATATGTCGCCTTATTCAATCGGTGGGAAGGCGGATTAA
- a CDS encoding ABC transporter permease — MENVMDLAFWQLAAAYIFILILIVIVRVRGIPREKEILLATARMSLQLILVGYLLIYLFDNPSPFYTLLIIAIMQIFAIYNVYKRTKHPLGGEMKKHIAFAMAIGILTSLFFFILVVLNVTPWYEPRYFIPIAGMIIGNSMTGVSLGVNSLISGFAANKAQIEGALMLGATPKKAAKQVVNQAFDAAMLPTINSMVGMGIIFLPGMMTGQILSGTSPIVAVEYQIAIMLGIVGSVSMTVILYLQLAYKSFFNERLQLIMKENKK; from the coding sequence ATGGAAAACGTAATGGACCTGGCGTTTTGGCAGCTCGCCGCTGCGTATATTTTCATCCTGATTTTAATCGTAATAGTAAGGGTCCGGGGGATTCCCCGTGAAAAAGAAATCCTGCTGGCTACTGCCCGGATGTCGCTGCAGCTTATTCTCGTCGGTTATTTGCTGATCTACCTGTTTGATAACCCGAGTCCGTTTTATACCTTGCTGATCATTGCCATCATGCAGATTTTTGCGATTTATAATGTCTACAAGCGGACGAAGCATCCGCTCGGCGGGGAGATGAAAAAGCATATTGCCTTCGCGATGGCAATCGGCATCTTGACGAGTCTGTTCTTTTTCATTCTCGTTGTCCTCAATGTCACTCCATGGTACGAGCCACGCTACTTCATCCCGATTGCTGGGATGATCATCGGCAACTCTATGACAGGTGTGTCCCTTGGCGTGAACAGTCTGATTTCAGGCTTCGCGGCGAACAAAGCTCAAATTGAGGGCGCTCTGATGCTCGGGGCAACACCGAAGAAGGCGGCAAAGCAAGTGGTCAACCAGGCTTTTGACGCTGCGATGCTGCCGACGATTAACTCAATGGTCGGCATGGGGATCATCTTTTTGCCCGGGATGATGACAGGGCAGATTCTCTCTGGGACTTCGCCAATCGTAGCGGTAGAATACCAGATCGCCATCATGCTTGGAATCGTCGGAAGTGTATCAATGACGGTGATTCTCTATTTGCAGCTGGCCTATAAATCTTTTTTCAATGAGAGATTACAATTAATTATGAAGGAGAATAAGAAATGA